From the Bacillota bacterium genome, one window contains:
- a CDS encoding transposase gives MARPLRIEYPGAVYHVTSRGNAGNNIYKDDQDRKTFLKVLTEAVEKCNWYCHAYCLMDNHYHLLIETPEANLSYGMRQLNGVYTQRHNRRHRNVGHIFQGRFKSILVDKENYLLELSRYIVLNPVRAKLVESPDQWPWGSYRATAGLIKAPEFLLVDWILGMFGTNRHVAQKRYQHFVRQGINDKSPMDDLQEQIIIGDKAFVDKVQEILKDKKDIVEIPRNQRYAGRQSLSELFSDIADLTKELRNQKISKAHLEYGYSLKEIADSIGVHYSTVSKVVREKKK, from the coding sequence ATGGCCAGACCACTACGTATTGAGTATCCTGGAGCAGTATATCACGTTACCTCTCGCGGTAATGCAGGGAATAATATATATAAAGATGATCAGGACCGTAAAACCTTTCTGAAAGTACTTACTGAAGCTGTTGAGAAGTGTAACTGGTATTGTCACGCCTATTGTTTGATGGATAATCATTATCACCTTCTCATTGAAACTCCCGAAGCTAACCTCTCATACGGTATGCGTCAGCTAAATGGCGTCTATACTCAACGTCATAACAGAAGGCATCGAAATGTCGGCCATATTTTTCAGGGAAGATTTAAATCTATATTGGTTGATAAAGAAAACTATCTCCTTGAGCTGAGTCGTTATATTGTGCTTAATCCTGTAAGAGCAAAGCTCGTAGAATCACCCGACCAATGGCCATGGGGAAGTTACCGAGCAACTGCAGGGCTTATCAAGGCTCCGGAATTTCTCTTAGTAGACTGGATCCTTGGCATGTTTGGGACCAACCGCCATGTTGCTCAAAAACGTTACCAACATTTTGTTAGACAAGGTATAAATGATAAATCTCCCATGGATGACCTTCAGGAACAAATAATAATAGGGGATAAAGCATTTGTTGATAAGGTCCAGGAAATTTTGAAAGACAAAAAAGACATAGTGGAAATTCCGCGAAATCAACGTTATGCAGGTAGGCAAAGCCTGTCGGAACTTTTTTCTGATATAGCCGATCTTACAAAAGAATTAAGAAACCAAAAGATTTCTAAAGCTCACCTGGAATATGGATATAGTTTGAAAGAAATTGCTGACTCTATTGGTGTTCACTATTCAACTGTAAGTAAGGTTGTGCGGGAAAAGAAAAAGTGA
- the smpB gene encoding SsrA-binding protein SmpB: protein MEKMDKLISTNRKARHDYHIEETYEAGIALTGTEVKSVRNTRVNLKDSYARIENGQIFLYNMHISPYEAGNRFNHDPLRIRKLLMHKTEIGRLAGKINEKGYTLVPLKVYLNRGLVKIELGLGRGKKLYDKRRDIAERDSQREMERAFRERHKIE from the coding sequence ATTGAAAAAATGGATAAATTAATCAGCACCAACCGAAAAGCAAGGCATGATTACCATATTGAAGAAACATACGAAGCCGGTATCGCCCTGACCGGGACTGAAGTTAAGTCTGTACGCAATACCAGGGTTAACCTTAAGGATAGCTATGCCCGGATTGAAAATGGTCAGATTTTCCTGTATAATATGCATATAAGCCCTTATGAAGCGGGAAACCGCTTCAATCATGATCCGCTGCGCATTAGGAAGCTGCTAATGCACAAGACCGAGATAGGACGGTTGGCCGGCAAGATCAATGAAAAGGGCTATACTCTTGTTCCATTGAAAGTATACCTGAACAGGGGTCTGGTAAAAATTGAACTTGGCCTCGGTCGCGGTAAAAAGCTTTATGATAAAAGACGCGATATAGCTGAAAGAGATAGTCAGCGTGAGATGGAAAGAGCTTTCAGGGAAAGGCACAAAATTGAATAA
- a CDS encoding nitroreductase family protein: MDLYEALKKRRSIRKYLPDPIPKEKLDRILDAARIAPSWSNQQCWRFIIVKDSERKAMLADSMPDNNPAKKAVGQTAPVVLVICADPKESGVQDGKEYYLLDAGLAMQQLMLAAHAEGLGTCWIAWFDEAKARAACSVPEGIRIVGLTPLGYPGTEPSERPRKGLEEIVSGEEWGKPYIY, encoded by the coding sequence ATGGATCTATATGAAGCTTTAAAGAAAAGGCGAAGCATCAGAAAATATTTACCCGATCCTATTCCAAAGGAGAAACTGGACCGAATACTTGACGCGGCAAGAATTGCTCCTTCCTGGAGCAACCAGCAGTGCTGGCGGTTTATCATAGTTAAAGATTCTGAAAGAAAAGCAATGCTGGCCGACAGCATGCCTGATAATAATCCGGCAAAAAAAGCTGTGGGGCAAACCGCTCCGGTAGTGCTGGTAATATGTGCTGATCCAAAGGAATCGGGAGTACAGGATGGTAAAGAATATTACCTGCTTGATGCGGGCCTGGCTATGCAGCAGTTGATGCTTGCAGCCCATGCTGAAGGATTGGGAACCTGCTGGATAGCATGGTTTGACGAAGCAAAAGCACGTGCCGCATGTTCCGTCCCCGAAGGTATTCGTATTGTAGGCCTTACCCCTCTGGGTTATCCCGGAACAGAGCCCTCGGAGAGACCGCGCAAAGGGTTGGAAGAGATTGTCTCGGGAGAAGAATGGGGTAAACCGTACATTTATTAA
- the rnr gene encoding ribonuclease R codes for MSDRKNSSAQLRISLEQLLRHQKQTSMALPQILEGLKLRREDKAVLLNEIRKMQDEGLLVKTERGRFGLPDRLGLITGVLQGNRRGFAFLRPDRQAEDIFISAGNLNDAAHGDKVMVRVDEKKRGRRRREGTVIGILKRGRNRLIGTLQKEKKRYYVIPDDQRFPGVISVEKHKLEKAQSGDKVIVEIEKWPQGNKLARGNVAELLGPTGSYLAEKLAFKHRFDLPGDFPAQVMQEIENLPQEEDVKIIASEQGREDLRDLKMVTIDDQTARDFDDAVSLENLPDGGHRLGVHIADVSHYVREGKPLDREAFKRGTSIYLVERAIHMLPPALSENLCSLQAEKDRLAVSAIMDIDSDGNLLSARFFPSLIRVTERLTYQQVEAYFNGKSGEGKFKDESLPLIIDQMSQLAEILRRNRFQRGALDLDLPEARIELDENEVPVSVEKRAMGRSESLIEEFMIYCNEAVASYLAAKKIPCIYRIHTIPTEEKLTMLRETLSLMGISAVSGMKNLKPKHLKELLEKTRGERNQKLVRYLVLRSLPQAVYSASNEGHFGLSSSYYCHFTSPIRRYPDLVVHRILKKKLLPGGLTAERIKRLKTRLPEIALHSSERERAAVDAERASIEIKKAEYMEQKIGEVYDGIINGVTNFGLFVELDNTIEGMIPVSELDDDYYIYNEKAASLVGERTRKTYRLGDLIRIQVTRVNREEGKITFAEYKKTEIS; via the coding sequence TTGAGCGATAGAAAAAATAGTTCAGCGCAGCTTAGAATTTCTTTAGAACAACTATTGCGGCATCAGAAACAAACTTCAATGGCCTTGCCCCAAATACTGGAAGGTCTAAAGTTACGCCGCGAAGACAAGGCAGTTTTACTTAACGAAATCCGTAAAATGCAGGATGAGGGACTCTTGGTTAAAACAGAGCGTGGACGGTTTGGCCTGCCCGATCGCCTGGGATTAATAACCGGAGTTCTTCAGGGAAACCGTCGTGGTTTTGCATTCCTCCGTCCTGACCGGCAGGCAGAAGATATTTTTATCAGCGCCGGTAACCTGAATGACGCTGCTCACGGTGATAAGGTAATGGTTCGGGTTGATGAAAAAAAGCGGGGAAGGCGGCGAAGGGAAGGAACGGTAATCGGAATCCTTAAACGCGGCAGAAACCGTCTTATTGGAACCCTGCAAAAAGAAAAAAAGAGATATTACGTTATTCCTGATGATCAGCGCTTTCCTGGAGTTATCAGTGTTGAAAAACATAAACTGGAGAAAGCACAAAGTGGTGACAAGGTTATTGTAGAGATCGAAAAATGGCCCCAGGGAAATAAGCTTGCCCGGGGTAATGTTGCCGAGTTGCTTGGCCCCACTGGTAGTTACCTTGCGGAGAAGCTGGCTTTCAAACATCGTTTTGATTTACCCGGAGATTTTCCTGCTCAGGTTATGCAGGAAATAGAAAATTTGCCACAAGAGGAAGATGTAAAAATAATTGCCAGTGAACAGGGCAGGGAAGATCTTAGAGATCTTAAAATGGTTACGATCGATGACCAGACTGCCCGGGACTTCGATGATGCGGTTTCGTTGGAAAACCTTCCTGATGGCGGACACCGGCTAGGAGTTCATATCGCCGACGTCTCCCATTATGTTCGTGAAGGCAAACCCCTTGACCGGGAAGCCTTTAAACGGGGAACAAGTATTTACCTGGTTGAGCGGGCGATCCACATGCTGCCACCTGCCCTTTCAGAGAACCTCTGCAGCCTGCAGGCTGAGAAAGACCGCCTTGCAGTCAGTGCAATCATGGATATAGATTCTGATGGCAATCTACTCTCGGCAAGATTTTTCCCGAGTTTGATCCGGGTGACTGAAAGATTAACATATCAACAGGTTGAAGCATATTTTAACGGGAAATCGGGCGAAGGAAAATTTAAAGATGAGTCGCTACCCTTAATAATAGATCAGATGTCGCAGCTGGCAGAAATACTCAGAAGAAATCGTTTTCAAAGAGGAGCGCTGGACCTTGATCTTCCGGAAGCAAGAATCGAACTTGATGAAAACGAAGTGCCTGTTTCTGTCGAAAAAAGAGCAATGGGACGATCAGAATCACTTATTGAGGAATTTATGATTTACTGTAACGAAGCTGTTGCTTCATATCTCGCAGCTAAAAAAATTCCCTGTATTTACAGGATTCATACCATCCCGACCGAAGAAAAATTGACTATGTTACGTGAAACCCTATCCCTGATGGGAATAAGCGCTGTATCAGGAATGAAAAATCTTAAACCGAAACACTTAAAAGAGCTTCTTGAAAAAACAAGAGGTGAGAGAAACCAGAAACTGGTGCGTTACCTGGTATTGCGCTCACTGCCGCAGGCAGTATATAGTGCTTCAAATGAAGGACATTTTGGACTATCATCTTCGTACTACTGTCATTTTACATCACCAATCCGGCGCTATCCTGATCTTGTGGTCCACCGGATATTAAAAAAGAAACTTCTACCCGGTGGTTTGACTGCCGAGAGGATTAAACGTCTGAAAACACGCCTGCCGGAAATAGCTCTGCATTCTTCAGAGAGGGAAAGAGCTGCGGTTGACGCTGAAAGGGCCAGTATTGAAATCAAAAAAGCCGAATATATGGAGCAGAAGATTGGAGAAGTTTATGATGGTATTATAAATGGGGTAACCAATTTTGGCCTATTTGTTGAACTCGACAACACCATTGAAGGGATGATTCCAGTAAGCGAATTAGATGATGATTATTATATTTATAACGAAAAGGCAGCCTCACTGGTCGGTGAACGAACCCGAAAAACATACCGTCTAGGTGATTTAATCCGGATCCAGGTTACCCGGGTCAACCGCGAGGAAGGCAAAATAACATTTGCTGAATATAAAAAAACGGAGATTTCTTGA
- the secG gene encoding preprotein translocase subunit SecG: MLGTVLTIIYLVLCLALIATVLLQSGRSAGLGAIAGGAQSLVGKKKGLDEKLGKVTTFLAVGFMLFTIALVVIN, translated from the coding sequence ATGCTCGGAACAGTATTAACGATTATTTACCTGGTTTTATGTCTGGCTTTGATCGCAACGGTGCTTCTGCAGTCAGGGCGCAGTGCGGGTTTGGGAGCTATAGCCGGTGGTGCACAGTCACTTGTCGGCAAAAAGAAAGGATTGGATGAAAAACTGGGTAAAGTAACAACATTTCTGGCTGTTGGTTTTATGCTCTTTACCATTGCACTGGTTGTAATTAACTAA
- the eno gene encoding phosphopyruvate hydratase, whose translation MYEGGLLVVNERIESVKAREILDSRGNPTLEVDLLLEGGWIGHAAVPSGASTGAFEAVELRDGDEHRYMGKGVLTAVRHVNEILAPELAGRNVLDQRILDKLMIDLDGTDNKSHLGANAILGVSLAIARAGAAVLDIPLYRYLGGITASVLPVPFMNILNGGSHADNNMDIQEFMIAPVKAGSFSEALKMGVEVFHNLKKILKSRGLNTNVGDEGGFAPNLESNEAALEVIVEAISAAGYQPGEEIFLALDAAASEFYHEKRYHLEGMKYNSDKLVGYYSDLVKRFPIISIEDGLDEDDWEGWHKLTEVLGNKILLVGDDLFVTNPGRLTRGIESGVANSILIKLNQIGTLSETLETMALAGRHGYRCMVSHRSGETADTFIADLTVGTGTGMIKTGAPSRMDRVAKYNRLLRIEEQLGRAAIYAGDFIRLSS comes from the coding sequence ATGTATGAAGGAGGGTTATTAGTTGTGAATGAACGGATAGAATCGGTTAAAGCCAGGGAAATCCTTGATTCAAGGGGAAATCCGACGCTTGAAGTGGATCTGCTTCTGGAGGGAGGCTGGATCGGCCATGCTGCCGTTCCTTCAGGTGCTTCAACCGGAGCGTTTGAAGCTGTTGAATTAAGAGATGGTGATGAACACCGTTACATGGGAAAGGGCGTTCTAACAGCTGTCCGCCACGTTAATGAAATTTTAGCACCGGAATTAGCTGGTAGAAATGTGCTTGACCAGAGAATTCTTGATAAATTGATGATTGATCTTGATGGAACCGATAACAAATCTCACCTTGGAGCAAACGCTATCCTGGGTGTTTCTCTAGCTATAGCCAGAGCAGGAGCGGCGGTGCTGGATATACCTCTTTATCGTTATCTCGGAGGTATTACTGCTTCTGTTTTACCGGTCCCCTTCATGAATATTTTAAATGGCGGCAGTCATGCCGATAATAACATGGATATACAGGAATTTATGATTGCTCCGGTAAAAGCCGGTTCATTCAGTGAAGCCTTGAAAATGGGGGTTGAGGTGTTTCATAATCTGAAAAAAATTCTAAAATCGAGGGGCTTAAATACAAATGTAGGCGATGAAGGTGGATTTGCTCCAAACCTGGAATCCAACGAAGCTGCCCTTGAAGTGATCGTTGAGGCTATTTCTGCAGCAGGCTATCAACCAGGGGAAGAGATTTTTCTTGCTCTTGATGCCGCCGCAAGCGAGTTTTACCATGAAAAGAGGTACCATCTGGAAGGCATGAAATATAATTCAGATAAGCTGGTTGGCTATTATAGCGATCTGGTGAAACGATTTCCCATAATCAGTATTGAAGATGGCTTAGATGAGGATGATTGGGAAGGGTGGCACAAACTTACCGAAGTATTGGGGAATAAGATCCTGCTTGTCGGAGATGACTTATTTGTGACAAACCCCGGCCGGTTAACAAGGGGAATTGAATCGGGTGTGGCAAACTCAATTCTCATCAAGTTGAACCAGATTGGAACTTTAAGTGAGACGCTTGAAACCATGGCTTTGGCCGGTCGGCATGGATACCGCTGCATGGTTTCGCATCGTTCAGGAGAAACGGCAGACACCTTTATTGCAGATCTGACGGTTGGTACCGGAACGGGAATGATTAAAACGGGTGCGCCATCAAGGATGGATCGGGTTGCAAAGTATAACCGGTTGCTCCGTATCGAAGAGCAGCTGGGCAGGGCTGCCATCTACGCAGGAGATTTTATCAGGCTGTCAAGTTAA
- the gpmI gene encoding 2,3-bisphosphoglycerate-independent phosphoglycerate mutase, which yields MKKIILIVLDGWGFSEESEGNAILQANTPQMDRFMSEYPWALLDAAGEAVGLPDGQMGNSEVGHLNLGAGRIVYQELTRISRCINSGDFFNNPVLIEAMQSAKNNESSLHLIGLVSDGGVHSHFDHLLALLEMAGRQKLQKVFVHAILDGRDTIPFGAKPFLEQLDKLGKEKGYGQIATVTGRYYAMDRDNRWDRIEKAYRAYVRGEGISYYDPIEALEQAYERGEGDEFVQPSVILDSSGRPRTLIHSEDSVIFFNFRPDRARQLSRTLIEADFSHFNRGDNFPLPFFATMTEYNKQYNVPAAFITEDLRSTLGEVYASRNLAQMRIAETEKYAHVTFFFSGGREYPFPGEDRILVPSPGVATYDLMPEMSAPEVTSRIVETIKESKHPLIVANFANADMVGHSGKFNAAIKAVEAVDTGLGAVAAAGLPRGWNILICGDHGNAEQMRDKAGETLTAHSANPVPFLMLSPEEHKLRDRGILADVAPTILELADLDVPSEMSGKSMLKKE from the coding sequence TTGAAAAAGATTATCTTGATTGTGCTTGATGGATGGGGCTTCAGTGAAGAATCTGAAGGCAATGCTATACTTCAGGCAAATACCCCACAGATGGACAGATTTATGTCAGAGTACCCCTGGGCTCTGCTTGATGCTGCAGGTGAAGCGGTTGGACTGCCTGATGGACAGATGGGCAATTCAGAAGTTGGCCATCTCAACCTGGGGGCTGGAAGGATAGTATACCAGGAATTAACCAGAATAAGCAGGTGCATAAATTCAGGTGATTTTTTTAACAACCCTGTTTTAATAGAGGCAATGCAGTCGGCAAAAAACAATGAAAGTTCTCTGCACCTGATCGGTCTCGTATCAGACGGAGGAGTGCACAGCCATTTTGATCATCTTCTGGCGCTGCTGGAAATGGCTGGCCGGCAGAAATTACAGAAGGTTTTTGTCCATGCAATCCTGGATGGGCGAGATACCATACCTTTTGGAGCAAAACCTTTCCTCGAACAGCTGGATAAGCTTGGCAAAGAAAAAGGATACGGGCAAATAGCTACAGTAACCGGCCGATACTATGCCATGGATCGTGATAACCGTTGGGATCGGATCGAGAAAGCTTACAGGGCTTATGTCAGAGGTGAAGGAATCAGCTATTATGATCCCATAGAAGCCCTGGAACAAGCTTATGAACGCGGTGAAGGTGATGAATTTGTTCAACCATCGGTTATACTGGATAGTTCAGGGCGACCGCGGACGTTAATTCATTCCGAAGACAGTGTTATATTTTTCAATTTTCGGCCTGATCGGGCCCGTCAGCTCAGCCGCACATTAATCGAAGCTGATTTTTCTCATTTCAACCGTGGAGATAATTTCCCCTTACCTTTCTTTGCAACGATGACAGAGTATAACAAACAATATAATGTTCCGGCTGCATTCATAACTGAAGATTTACGATCAACCCTGGGTGAAGTATATGCAAGCCGGAATCTTGCGCAGATGAGAATAGCCGAGACCGAAAAATATGCACATGTAACGTTTTTTTTCAGCGGAGGCCGAGAATACCCGTTTCCCGGAGAAGATCGTATCCTGGTTCCATCTCCCGGGGTGGCTACATACGATCTGATGCCGGAAATGAGCGCACCTGAAGTTACCAGCCGGATTGTTGAAACGATAAAAGAAAGTAAACATCCCTTAATTGTAGCCAACTTTGCCAACGCAGATATGGTGGGGCATTCAGGCAAATTTAATGCGGCAATTAAAGCGGTTGAAGCAGTTGATACGGGGCTGGGAGCTGTAGCCGCAGCGGGGTTGCCCCGGGGTTGGAACATTCTTATATGCGGCGATCATGGAAACGCAGAACAGATGCGTGATAAGGCTGGGGAAACCCTTACAGCACACAGTGCGAATCCGGTTCCCTTTCTGATGCTGAGCCCCGAGGAACATAAATTGCGGGACAGGGGCATTCTGGCTGATGTGGCTCCTACTATCCTTGAATTGGCTGACCTTGATGTGCCATCCGAGATGTCGGGTAAGAGTATGCTGAAGAAGGAATAA
- the tpiA gene encoding triose-phosphate isomerase — MKLLIAANWKMHKTVAETEEYCRSIIVEEKLFGDVDIVICPPFTALFSAAEVLKNSSIKLGAQNIHWAEKGAYTGEISSAMLFELGIEYVIIGHSERRRLMAESDQQIHDKIAAALSYGLKPILCVGESESERNRGTTDHVIEKQLKSALVGIDQAKTSGLVIAYEPIWAIGTGKAATAEDAENAARYIRSKVENLLGSRITGELRVQYGGSVNSENIGSFVELPSVHGALVGGASLEADSFSTLVQAARKAVHN; from the coding sequence GTGAAACTTTTAATAGCTGCAAATTGGAAGATGCATAAAACTGTTGCTGAAACAGAGGAATACTGTAGATCTATTATTGTAGAAGAAAAGTTATTTGGTGATGTAGATATTGTAATCTGCCCCCCCTTTACTGCACTTTTTTCAGCAGCAGAAGTTCTTAAAAACAGTTCAATTAAACTTGGTGCACAAAATATTCACTGGGCTGAGAAAGGAGCATATACCGGAGAAATATCTTCGGCCATGCTTTTCGAACTCGGGATTGAATATGTGATTATCGGACACTCGGAAAGACGTCGGCTTATGGCAGAAAGTGATCAACAAATTCATGATAAGATTGCTGCTGCCCTAAGCTATGGATTAAAGCCGATTCTTTGTGTTGGCGAGTCTGAATCAGAAAGGAACCGGGGAACAACTGATCATGTCATTGAAAAACAACTTAAAAGTGCCCTGGTTGGAATTGATCAGGCTAAGACATCCGGGCTGGTAATAGCCTATGAACCGATCTGGGCTATCGGTACCGGAAAGGCGGCTACTGCAGAAGATGCCGAAAATGCTGCCAGGTATATTCGCAGCAAGGTCGAAAATTTGTTAGGTTCCCGGATTACCGGGGAACTTCGAGTACAATATGGAGGAAGTGTTAACTCAGAAAATATTGGCTCTTTTGTTGAACTCCCTTCAGTTCATGGCGCCCTGGTAGGGGGTGCAAGCCTTGAAGCCGATTCGTTCAGCACGCTGGTTCAGGCAGCCCGGAAGGCGGTTCATAATTGA
- a CDS encoding phosphoglycerate kinase gives MNKKSILDLEVAGKKILLRVDFNVPLEEGAVRDDSRIRAAIPTIKWLSERGAHLVLASHLGRPKGKPVKEMVMDPVVSRLAELLNKPVHKIDYIIGHEVSNAVKRMKDGDILLLENLRFDEREENNDPEFARLLAEPFDLYVNDAFGTAHRAHASTAGVAAYIPAVAGLLMKKEIEELSRCLEQPGRPLTVILGGAKVSDKINVIHKFLSLADYLLIGGGMANTFLAARGYNMGSSFYEKGLVEKAGELLEESEKRRGKIILPLDLTVTEDLEPGLPYAVMSPEQVSGKWKAVDIGPETVNLFGKYIKDAEMVVWNGPLGVFEISPFDQGTEMIARAVASSKAYSIVGGGDLVAALEGLGLSGKINFISTGGGATLEFWEGKDLPGISALEDK, from the coding sequence CTGAATAAAAAAAGCATCCTTGACCTTGAAGTCGCCGGAAAAAAAATATTACTAAGGGTCGATTTCAATGTTCCCCTGGAAGAAGGAGCTGTCCGGGATGACAGCCGGATCAGGGCTGCCATTCCAACGATAAAATGGCTGTCAGAACGAGGTGCACATCTGGTTTTAGCTTCACACCTTGGCCGGCCGAAAGGCAAACCGGTTAAAGAAATGGTTATGGATCCTGTCGTTTCAAGGCTTGCTGAATTATTAAATAAACCTGTACATAAAATTGATTACATTATTGGCCATGAAGTATCAAATGCTGTTAAAAGGATGAAAGACGGGGATATTCTACTTCTCGAAAATCTCCGGTTTGATGAGCGGGAGGAAAATAATGACCCTGAATTTGCCCGCCTGTTGGCCGAACCCTTCGACCTCTATGTCAATGATGCCTTTGGCACTGCTCATCGTGCACATGCTTCAACAGCAGGAGTTGCTGCTTATATTCCAGCCGTGGCAGGGCTGCTGATGAAAAAAGAAATCGAAGAACTTTCGCGCTGCCTTGAACAACCGGGGCGTCCGCTGACAGTCATACTGGGTGGAGCCAAAGTATCGGATAAAATTAATGTAATCCATAAATTTTTATCCCTGGCTGATTATTTGTTGATCGGTGGTGGGATGGCCAACACTTTTTTGGCTGCCCGCGGTTATAACATGGGTTCGTCATTTTATGAAAAGGGACTCGTTGAAAAAGCCGGAGAATTACTGGAAGAAAGTGAAAAACGACGCGGTAAGATTATACTTCCGCTTGACCTGACTGTAACTGAAGATCTTGAACCGGGTTTACCTTATGCAGTTATGTCTCCCGAACAGGTTTCCGGTAAATGGAAGGCTGTTGATATAGGTCCGGAAACGGTAAACTTATTTGGTAAATATATAAAAGACGCTGAAATGGTAGTGTGGAATGGTCCCCTTGGTGTATTTGAAATATCTCCATTTGATCAGGGAACAGAAATGATTGCCCGGGCTGTTGCCTCGAGCAAGGCCTATTCAATCGTTGGTGGAGGAGATCTGGTGGCGGCTCTGGAAGGGTTAGGTTTATCTGGTAAGATAAATTTTATCTCAACCGGCGGTGGAGCTACATTGGAATTCTGGGAAGGCAAAGATCTTCCCGGTATATCTGCCCTTGAAGATAAATAA
- the rpoN gene encoding RNA polymerase factor sigma-54 produces the protein MKLDYNLKLEQTQKLIITPELKLAITLLQYSALELQDYIQEELLNNPVLEVQEPQEEEKAENEEVVIDEEAKKVSDDEFPWEEYFRDMDLDTAESYKGGIRIDNENYPSIDNCACSESTMAEDLLGQLRLLSLTERQFNVASFLVGSLDHNGYLQGELDELAIALGVDIPELEEALGIIQKLEPTGIGCRNLQECLMLQLDKMEDPHPLACEIVKKFLPAAADGRYQYIASRLRCDQNRVKEAVNLIRTLNPKPGSIFGEGEETRYIIPDVIVEKVDDQYVIMGNDSNFPQLTISTVYQKLLKSSSTDEQLSSFIKGKIEKAYWLIRSIEQRRLTLFRVSQQIIDIQKPFLDYGIKKLKPLTLKEVAENVGVHESTVSRATANKYIQTPRGLFPLKFFFSSGITGSEGDNYSSHSIKTYIRELVDAESPDKPLSDQRLAEVLQEKGISISRRTVAKYREEISIPASYKRRRK, from the coding sequence GTGAAGCTTGATTATAATCTCAAACTGGAACAAACTCAAAAGCTGATCATTACGCCTGAACTGAAGTTGGCGATAACGCTGCTTCAGTACTCTGCGCTGGAACTTCAGGATTATATCCAGGAAGAGCTGCTTAATAATCCGGTACTGGAAGTGCAGGAGCCACAGGAAGAAGAGAAAGCTGAAAATGAAGAGGTAGTAATTGATGAGGAAGCCAAAAAGGTTTCTGATGATGAATTTCCCTGGGAGGAATATTTCAGGGATATGGATCTTGATACTGCTGAAAGTTATAAAGGCGGTATAAGGATCGATAATGAAAATTACCCGTCAATTGATAATTGTGCCTGTTCTGAAAGTACTATGGCCGAAGATCTCCTGGGACAGCTGCGTTTACTCTCTCTGACGGAACGCCAGTTTAACGTAGCTTCTTTTCTTGTCGGCAGCCTTGACCATAATGGCTACCTCCAGGGAGAACTTGATGAATTGGCTATTGCACTGGGGGTAGATATCCCTGAGCTGGAAGAGGCTCTTGGGATTATTCAAAAGCTGGAACCAACTGGGATCGGATGCCGAAATCTTCAGGAATGCCTGATGCTTCAGCTGGACAAAATGGAAGATCCACATCCTCTTGCCTGCGAAATAGTAAAGAAATTTCTGCCTGCTGCCGCTGATGGTCGCTATCAGTATATTGCTTCACGCTTGCGTTGTGATCAGAATCGAGTAAAAGAAGCGGTTAATCTGATCAGGACTTTAAACCCCAAACCCGGAAGTATATTTGGTGAAGGTGAAGAAACCAGATATATTATCCCCGATGTGATTGTGGAAAAGGTTGATGACCAGTATGTGATCATGGGCAACGACAGCAACTTTCCACAATTAACCATCAGTACGGTTTACCAAAAATTGCTAAAAAGCAGCTCTACAGATGAACAGCTGTCTTCATTTATCAAGGGGAAAATTGAAAAGGCTTATTGGCTTATCCGGAGTATTGAACAGAGAAGGCTGACTTTATTTAGAGTATCGCAACAAATAATTGATATCCAAAAACCTTTTCTCGATTACGGTATAAAAAAACTAAAACCCCTCACCCTAAAAGAGGTTGCGGAGAATGTGGGAGTTCATGAATCAACTGTAAGCAGGGCAACCGCCAATAAATATATCCAAACGCCCCGTGGATTATTTCCCCTTAAATTTTTCTTTTCCAGCGGCATCACCGGATCCGAAGGAGACAATTACTCCTCGCACAGTATAAAAACGTATATCCGAGAGCTGGTTGATGCGGAATCGCCGGATAAACCGTTAAGCGATCAACGGTTAGCTGAGGTGCTGCAGGAAAAGGGAATAAGTATATCAAGACGAACAGTTGCCAAGTACCGCGAGGAGATATCAATTCCCGCTTCATACAAAAGACGCCGTAAATAG